A section of the Clostridium sp. TW13 genome encodes:
- the epsC gene encoding serine O-acetyltransferase EpsC, producing MFKNLKYDLQRILDSDPAARSKLEVFILYPCVHAVINHRIAHWLYKKKLFFLARLVSQTSRHFTGIEIHPGAKIGKGLFIDHGMGVVIGETAEIGDDVTLYHGVTLGGTGKEKGKRHPTVGNNVLIGCGAKVLGNITIGDGARIGANAVVLEDVPNEATAVGSPAKNIIKANATIIEIEDYRGKKKKMYNNMII from the coding sequence TTGTTTAAGAACCTTAAGTACGACTTACAAAGAATCTTAGATAGTGACCCAGCAGCAAGAAGCAAGCTAGAAGTATTTATTCTATATCCATGTGTTCATGCTGTTATAAACCATAGAATTGCTCACTGGTTATATAAAAAGAAATTGTTTTTTTTAGCGCGATTAGTATCCCAAACCTCAAGACATTTTACAGGTATAGAAATTCATCCAGGGGCAAAAATAGGTAAGGGCTTATTTATAGATCACGGTATGGGAGTAGTTATAGGGGAAACAGCTGAAATAGGTGATGATGTAACTCTTTATCATGGAGTTACCTTAGGGGGAACAGGAAAAGAGAAGGGCAAGAGACATCCAACAGTAGGTAATAATGTACTAATAGGATGCGGAGCCAAGGTTTTGGGCAATATAACTATTGGAGATGGAGCCAGAATAGGTGCTAACGCAGTGGTGCTAGAGGATGTACCAAATGAAGCAACTGCAGTTGGTAGTCCAGCCAAGAATATTATAAAGGCCAATGCTACTATTATAGAAATAGAAGATTATAGAGGCAAAAAGAAAAAGATGTACAACAATATGATAATATAG
- the cysK gene encoding cysteine synthase A, whose amino-acid sequence MTFKNVLELIGKTPVLEVSNLVEQEDANVFVKLEKFNPGGSVKDRAALGMIEQAEKDGLLKPGATIVEPTSGNTGIAIALIGRVKGYNVVITMPETMSKERRDLLKAYGAELILTDGSKGMKGAIAKAEELVKENGYFMPQQFLNPANPQKHYETTAEEILKDIPDLDVFIAGVGTGGTVSGVGRKLKELKKDITVIAVEPANSPVLSGGNPGAHKIQGIGAGFVPDIYDSSIVDRIIQVKDEDAYKAAKEFAAKEGVLIGTSSGAALSAALTVAKELGKGKKVLAIAPDGGEKYISMGLYE is encoded by the coding sequence ATGACATTCAAAAACGTATTAGAACTAATAGGAAAAACACCAGTATTAGAGGTAAGCAATTTAGTAGAGCAAGAGGATGCAAATGTATTTGTAAAGCTTGAAAAATTCAATCCAGGTGGAAGTGTAAAAGATAGAGCAGCTTTAGGTATGATAGAACAAGCAGAAAAAGATGGACTTCTTAAGCCAGGAGCTACTATTGTAGAACCAACATCAGGTAACACAGGAATAGCTATAGCTCTAATTGGAAGGGTTAAAGGATATAATGTAGTAATAACAATGCCGGAAACTATGAGTAAAGAAAGAAGAGATCTTTTAAAGGCTTATGGAGCTGAGCTTATACTAACTGATGGTTCAAAGGGAATGAAGGGTGCTATAGCAAAAGCTGAAGAATTGGTGAAGGAAAATGGATACTTTATGCCACAACAATTCTTAAATCCAGCTAACCCACAAAAGCACTATGAAACTACAGCAGAAGAAATATTAAAGGATATACCAGATTTAGATGTATTCATAGCTGGTGTTGGAACTGGTGGAACAGTTTCAGGTGTGGGAAGAAAGCTTAAAGAATTAAAGAAGGACATTACAGTTATAGCTGTTGAACCAGCAAACTCACCAGTTTTATCAGGTGGAAATCCAGGAGCACATAAAATTCAAGGAATAGGAGCAGGATTTGTTCCAGATATATATGATAGTAGTATAGTAGATAGAATTATACAAGTTAAGGATGAGGATGCATATAAGGCAGCAAAAGAATTTGCTGCAAAAGAAGGAGTATTAATTGGTACATCTTCTGGAGCTGCATTAAGCGCAGCTTTAACTGTAGCTAAAGAACTTGGAAAAGGAAAGAAAGTATTAGCTATAGCTCCAGATGGAGGAGAAAAATACATCTCTATGGGATTATATGAATAA
- a CDS encoding magnesium transporter MgtE N-terminal domain-containing protein, with protein MNKLAFFRFNDVINRDVFDEFGESLGLLKDVYTTSENGTLRVIGYKIKRGSLILDYEFRSINFFEKDNGRIKILTKGSREILPRTYSYLLFKDLLNNKVVDLTTKKVVKVNDLAMEEMAGEIRVTKVECYNITKYKGATINKLLGKVLPLIGKKAEKTVLRCDEIEVIKLSEGALNISSRFNKLSAMHPADLADIIEDLDVTQRREIFENLDQDLIADTLEEVEHEMKGEIIKELSESKVVEVLESMPNDEIADMLDELDDEEREKLLVSLHNEDAAEVKELLKYEDETVGSIMNTDCITINLDITIRETIELIKELDPDEEVMHNVYITDNDGRIVGVVGLKDILLNSDEINSKRKLKEFAVLDVKSLNYKGNIGEAVEAMDKYDLLSIPVVDEDNKILGAVLIHDVIDEALYPVWKKKNRAK; from the coding sequence ATGAATAAATTAGCTTTTTTTAGATTTAATGATGTAATTAACAGGGATGTATTTGATGAGTTTGGTGAATCATTAGGTTTATTAAAAGATGTATATACTACATCAGAAAATGGCACATTAAGAGTAATTGGGTACAAAATAAAAAGAGGTAGTCTTATATTAGATTATGAATTCAGAAGCATTAACTTTTTTGAAAAGGATAATGGACGAATCAAGATTTTAACTAAGGGCAGTAGAGAAATATTACCTCGTACTTATAGCTATTTATTGTTTAAGGATCTTTTAAATAATAAGGTTGTAGATTTAACTACGAAAAAGGTAGTTAAGGTAAATGATTTGGCTATGGAAGAAATGGCAGGAGAAATCAGAGTTACCAAGGTTGAGTGTTATAACATAACAAAGTACAAGGGTGCTACAATTAATAAATTGTTAGGAAAAGTGCTACCCCTAATAGGAAAAAAAGCAGAGAAAACAGTGCTTAGATGTGATGAGATTGAAGTTATCAAGCTTTCAGAAGGAGCACTTAATATATCATCAAGATTTAATAAATTATCTGCAATGCATCCAGCTGACCTTGCGGATATCATTGAAGATTTGGATGTAACTCAAAGAAGAGAGATATTTGAAAACTTAGACCAAGATTTAATTGCAGATACATTAGAAGAAGTAGAACATGAAATGAAGGGTGAAATTATAAAGGAACTTAGTGAAAGTAAGGTTGTTGAAGTTCTAGAAAGTATGCCTAATGATGAAATCGCTGATATGTTAGATGAACTTGATGATGAAGAAAGAGAAAAGCTACTAGTAAGCCTTCATAATGAAGATGCTGCAGAAGTAAAAGAGTTGCTGAAATATGAAGATGAAACTGTAGGATCAATTATGAATACAGATTGCATAACAATTAACCTAGATATAACTATTAGGGAAACTATAGAATTAATTAAGGAATTAGATCCTGATGAAGAAGTTATGCATAATGTATACATAACTGATAATGATGGAAGAATTGTTGGTGTGGTAGGTTTAAAAGATATACTATTAAATAGCGATGAGATAAATTCAAAAAGAAAGCTTAAAGAATTTGCTGTTTTAGATGTTAAAAGTTTAAACTATAAAGGAAACATAGGTGAAGCAGTAGAGGCTATGGATAAGTATGATTTATTATCTATTCCTGTAGTTGATGAAGATAATAAAATATTAGGTGCAGTATTGATTCACGATGTTATTGATGAGGCATTATATCCTGTTTGGAAGAAAAAGAATAGGGCTAAATAA
- a CDS encoding ABC transporter ATP-binding protein, translating into MEILRLENIHKVYGKGNLQMEALKGVNLVVNEGELIAIIGVSGSGKSTLLNIIGTLDKASTGKYILEGKETEKYSEKEMAKLRNKTFGFVVQHFALIKGFSVYDNVEIPLAYSKGNKKKYEERVKTMLTKLGIRDKIDSKPNQLSGGQCQRVAIARALVNDAKILLADEPTGALDKQTGQEVLDIFKKLNEEGKTVIIVTHDEKIANQCNRVIRMEDGKIVEDKSLIEVVQ; encoded by the coding sequence ATGGAAATTTTACGATTAGAAAATATACACAAGGTTTATGGTAAGGGCAATCTTCAGATGGAGGCTTTAAAGGGAGTAAATTTAGTGGTTAATGAAGGTGAATTGATTGCTATAATTGGTGTATCAGGTTCAGGAAAGTCAACTCTTCTAAATATAATAGGAACCTTAGACAAAGCAAGTACAGGAAAATATATTTTAGAAGGTAAGGAAACAGAAAAATATTCAGAGAAAGAGATGGCCAAGCTAAGAAACAAGACTTTTGGTTTTGTGGTTCAGCATTTTGCACTGATAAAGGGTTTTTCAGTATATGATAATGTTGAAATTCCTTTAGCTTATAGTAAGGGGAATAAAAAAAAGTATGAAGAAAGAGTAAAAACTATGTTAACTAAGCTAGGAATTAGAGACAAAATAGATAGTAAACCTAATCAACTTTCAGGAGGACAATGTCAAAGAGTTGCAATAGCAAGGGCTTTGGTAAATGATGCAAAAATACTCTTAGCAGATGAACCTACAGGAGCTTTGGATAAGCAAACAGGACAGGAAGTTCTTGATATATTTAAGAAGCTTAATGAGGAAGGAAAAACCGTAATAATTGTAACTCATGATGAAAAGATTGCAAATCAATGTAATAGAGTTATAAGAATGGAAGATGGAAAGATAGTAGAGGATAAATCCCTTATAGAAGTAGTCCAATAA
- a CDS encoding ABC transporter permease, with translation MKIKYALKAILSNKLLSIVLIIELICGYYSFYNILDFQKQINEQTKKVNFIYGNVSVYSIRLKTTGIMGFKDNEKLLACIKELQTSKDYKFTIGKESDIRLKKFRGFENFKAGESSNCKIDNVEYVYANSFAVNENAVKSFDLQVQEGRLFDENEYSKGSEDNIYPVVLGANYKGYYKVGDVIDGLKLEEDIGAKFKVVGILERSASMPLKFDYNSIFFQSEKGSPNFVNLDNYIVRPFFDDASRNTADDMFFWAYRNFAILDKNYSEEKKEKILNDIKDKLENATEEKFIITSYDKIITKQLDQYINSRNTYLYTSITVLIFLSITIIVGMLNSINKRKKEFGVYISSGARMKDIMRMIGLQMILISVIALIFTAVTILIYYHYFDGDALMDNPYIKVKSLDFKALAVLLFGGVAYSAIASLIPIRKIKKLNISDLLRRDD, from the coding sequence ATGAAGATAAAATATGCCTTAAAAGCAATCTTAAGCAATAAATTATTATCTATAGTATTGATAATAGAATTAATTTGTGGATACTACTCATTTTATAATATTTTAGATTTTCAAAAACAGATAAATGAGCAGACTAAGAAGGTTAATTTCATATATGGGAATGTATCTGTATATAGTATTCGTCTAAAGACCACTGGCATTATGGGATTCAAGGATAATGAAAAGTTATTAGCTTGCATTAAAGAGTTACAAACATCAAAGGATTATAAATTTACTATCGGAAAAGAAAGTGATATACGTTTGAAAAAATTTAGGGGATTTGAAAATTTTAAAGCAGGAGAATCCTCCAATTGTAAAATAGATAATGTAGAATATGTATATGCAAATAGTTTTGCTGTTAATGAAAATGCAGTGAAAAGTTTTGATTTACAAGTACAGGAAGGAAGATTGTTTGATGAAAATGAATATAGTAAGGGATCTGAAGATAATATATATCCAGTTGTTTTGGGAGCAAATTACAAAGGCTACTATAAAGTTGGAGATGTAATAGATGGGTTGAAGTTAGAGGAGGATATAGGTGCTAAATTCAAAGTAGTTGGTATATTGGAAAGAAGTGCTAGTATGCCACTAAAGTTTGATTATAATAGTATATTTTTTCAATCAGAAAAAGGAAGTCCTAACTTTGTGAATTTAGATAATTATATAGTAAGACCTTTTTTTGATGATGCATCTAGAAATACTGCAGATGATATGTTTTTTTGGGCTTACAGAAATTTCGCTATTTTAGATAAGAATTATTCAGAAGAAAAGAAAGAAAAGATATTGAATGATATCAAAGATAAATTAGAGAATGCTACAGAAGAAAAATTCATAATAACAAGCTATGATAAGATAATTACAAAACAATTGGATCAATATATTAATTCAAGAAATACTTATTTGTATACTTCAATTACAGTATTAATATTCTTATCTATAACAATAATAGTAGGTATGTTGAATTCCATAAATAAGAGAAAAAAGGAATTTGGAGTTTATATCTCAAGTGGGGCAAGAATGAAGGATATCATGAGAATGATTGGCTTACAGATGATACTAATATCAGTTATAGCTTTGATTTTTACAGCAGTAACTATATTAATTTATTATCATTACTTTGATGGTGATGCGTTAATGGATAATCCTTATATAAAAGTTAAATCATTAGACTTTAAAGCATTAGCAGTGCTTTTATTTGGGGGAGTAGCTTATTCAGCTATTGCATCTTTGATTCCAATAAGGAAGATAAAAAAATTGAATATAAGTGATTTATTAAGAAGGGATGATTAG
- a CDS encoding ABC transporter permease: MVKKTFLGTQYIFICIVIMVFFSFTMIINITNIQEGYKEHSSSDTKNMMYIDFVQSDGTKDIDADEKDSKSKIVSKKKAYIDFLKSVRQKKDIIIKVSGGIMGFINSDYNVGLYFNGRYDCPYHILKGRFFTKEEMESKAKTVVIGKDVVSQTIKEGDKTYILCGQDKYEVIGVVGKENASTLYDDIVLYNLINLADSKENIGSIEWKIDSNVYNVNELRNIISTYDDSHLLKGAFYKMPPALKDSLKYNTQMFISTVLIGIAVFLGLVQATVYWIENLKLEIGIRKKCGARDFQILCLIMKRYFIVSIVATTISFVVLEIVKNIFKFEFLQYADFNLMLKILLVQIIAVGLIPCMAFLFSIRKISVGSLLREE; this comes from the coding sequence ATGGTTAAAAAAACTTTTTTAGGAACTCAATACATATTTATATGTATAGTAATAATGGTATTCTTTAGTTTTACGATGATAATAAATATAACAAATATACAAGAAGGTTATAAGGAACATAGCAGTTCAGATACAAAAAATATGATGTATATTGATTTTGTACAATCAGATGGAACTAAGGATATAGATGCTGATGAAAAGGATAGTAAAAGTAAAATTGTAAGTAAAAAAAAGGCATATATAGATTTTTTAAAGAGTGTAAGGCAAAAGAAAGATATAATAATTAAAGTTAGCGGCGGAATTATGGGATTTATAAATTCAGATTATAATGTTGGATTATATTTTAATGGCAGGTATGATTGCCCTTATCATATATTAAAAGGAAGGTTTTTTACAAAAGAGGAGATGGAGAGTAAGGCTAAGACTGTAGTTATAGGCAAGGATGTAGTAAGTCAAACTATAAAAGAAGGAGATAAAACATATATTTTATGTGGGCAAGATAAATATGAGGTTATAGGTGTAGTTGGAAAAGAGAATGCTTCTACATTATATGATGATATAGTTTTATATAATTTAATTAATCTTGCGGATAGTAAGGAGAATATAGGAAGCATAGAGTGGAAAATAGACAGCAATGTTTATAATGTTAATGAATTGAGAAATATTATATCAACCTATGATGATAGTCACCTACTTAAAGGTGCTTTCTATAAAATGCCACCAGCATTAAAAGACTCTCTTAAATACAATACTCAGATGTTTATTTCAACAGTCTTAATAGGCATAGCTGTATTTTTAGGATTGGTACAAGCTACAGTATATTGGATTGAAAATTTGAAACTAGAAATAGGAATAAGAAAAAAGTGTGGGGCAAGGGACTTTCAAATTTTATGTTTAATTATGAAGAGATATTTTATAGTTTCCATTGTAGCTACTACAATTTCTTTTGTTGTTTTGGAAATTGTGAAGAACATATTTAAATTTGAATTTCTCCAATATGCTGATTTTAATCTTATGTTAAAGATTTTACTGGTACAAATTATAGCAGTAGGGTTAATTCCTTGTATGGCATTTTTGTTTAGCATAAGAAAAATAAGTGTAGGCAGTTTATTAAGGGAGGAGTAG
- a CDS encoding ABC transporter permease: protein MNIKYALKAILSNKLLSIVLIIELICGYYSFYNILDYQKQINEESKKVNFIYGNKSLYQMTLNGFGGMAFKDSEKAIDCIKELQKAKEYTFTVGNKMQADLKPFSGCYKFKISSLPMSSSVVSVNGFVANENAVNSFNLQVQEGRLFNQNEYSMGKVDNIYPVVLGANYKGYFKVGDIIDGVKLMHDTAIKIKVIGILKKDTSIPIKFDNYNIFFQSEKANPNFVNLDNYVLKPFITNTSEIDATEIKSDMLGNFVVLDKSYSEEKKEKILNDIKDKLENATGDKFIITSYDKDITKQLDQYINSRNTYLYTSITVLIFLSITIIVSMLSSINKRKKEFGVYISSGARMKDIMSMISLQMILISIIALMFTIIAILIYYNFFDGDALLSAHDPNIQTKSLDFRILAVLLFGGVAYSAIASLIPIRKIKKLNISDLLRRDD from the coding sequence ATGAATATAAAATATGCTTTAAAAGCAATCTTAAGCAATAAATTATTATCCATAGTATTGATAATAGAATTAATTTGTGGATACTACTCATTTTATAATATTTTAGATTATCAAAAACAGATAAATGAAGAATCTAAGAAGGTAAATTTTATATATGGCAATAAATCACTATACCAAATGACATTAAACGGTTTTGGCGGTATGGCGTTTAAAGATAGCGAAAAAGCTATAGATTGTATAAAAGAATTACAAAAAGCAAAAGAATATACTTTTACTGTAGGAAATAAAATGCAAGCAGATTTAAAACCTTTTTCAGGCTGCTATAAGTTTAAAATTTCATCATTACCTATGTCTTCTAGTGTAGTTTCCGTAAATGGATTTGTTGCCAATGAAAATGCAGTGAATAGCTTTAATCTACAGGTGCAGGAAGGAAGATTGTTTAATCAAAACGAATATAGTATGGGGAAGGTAGATAATATATACCCAGTAGTTTTAGGGGCAAATTATAAAGGATATTTTAAAGTAGGAGATATAATAGATGGCGTTAAGTTAATGCATGACACTGCTATTAAGATTAAAGTAATAGGTATATTGAAAAAAGATACTAGCATACCAATAAAGTTTGATAATTATAATATATTTTTTCAATCAGAAAAGGCAAATCCTAATTTTGTGAATTTAGATAATTATGTTTTAAAACCTTTTATTACTAATACATCTGAAATTGATGCCACAGAAATAAAATCAGATATGTTGGGTAATTTTGTTGTTTTAGACAAGAGTTATTCAGAAGAAAAGAAAGAAAAGATATTAAATGATATTAAAGATAAATTAGAGAATGCTACAGGAGATAAATTCATAATAACAAGCTATGATAAGGATATTACAAAACAATTAGATCAATATATTAATTCAAGAAATACTTATTTGTATACTTCAATCACAGTATTAATATTCTTATCTATAACAATAATAGTATCCATGCTGAGTTCTATAAATAAGAGAAAAAAGGAATTTGGAGTTTATATCTCAAGCGGAGCTAGAATGAAGGATATCATGAGTATGATCAGTTTGCAGATGATATTAATATCAATTATAGCGTTGATGTTTACAATTATAGCTATATTAATTTATTATAACTTCTTTGATGGGGATGCACTATTAAGTGCACATGATCCTAATATACAAACTAAATCATTAGATTTTAGAATATTAGCAGTGCTTTTATTTGGGGGAGTAGCTTACTCAGCTATTGCTTCTTTGATTCCAATAAGGAAGATAAAAAAATTGAATATAAGTGATTTATTAAGAAGGGATGATTAG
- a CDS encoding ABC transporter permease, translated as MLKKIFLGTKFIFVCIVIMVFFSFTMIINITNIQESYKEHSSSDTKNMLYLGFTGSNEANHIDSDGDEKDDKSKMVSAKKAYIDFLKNVRQKKDIIIKVSWGNMGFVNKDNNVGLYFNGRYDCPYHILKGRFFTKEEMDSKDKKVVIGKDVLSQTIKEGDKTYILCGQDKYEVIGVVGKEKISTLYDDIILCNLTNFAEAKESIANLEWKIDSNVYDISQLRNIISTYDSNHLLMGTSDEMPAALKQSLRYNTQMFISTILIGIAVFLGLVQATVYWIENLKLEIGIRKKCGARDFEILCLIMKRYFIVSIVATIISLGILEFAKNIFKFEFLQYADFNLMLKILFVQIIAVGLIPCMVFLFNIRKASIGSLLREE; from the coding sequence ATGTTAAAAAAAATATTTTTAGGAACAAAGTTTATTTTTGTTTGCATTGTAATAATGGTGTTTTTTAGTTTTACGATGATAATAAATATAACCAATATACAAGAAAGCTACAAGGAACATAGTAGCTCAGATACGAAAAATATGCTTTATCTTGGATTTACAGGTTCAAATGAAGCTAATCATATAGATTCTGATGGAGATGAAAAAGATGATAAAAGTAAAATGGTAAGTGCAAAAAAGGCATATATAGACTTTTTAAAGAATGTAAGGCAAAAGAAAGACATAATAATTAAAGTTAGTTGGGGAAATATGGGCTTTGTCAATAAAGATAATAATGTTGGATTATACTTTAATGGCAGATATGATTGCCCTTATCATATATTAAAAGGAAGATTTTTCACTAAAGAAGAAATGGATAGTAAGGATAAGAAGGTAGTTATAGGCAAGGATGTACTTAGTCAGACTATAAAAGAAGGAGATAAGACATATATTTTATGCGGACAAGATAAATATGAGGTTATTGGTGTAGTTGGAAAGGAAAAGATTTCTACCTTATATGACGATATAATCTTATGCAACTTAACTAATTTTGCTGAGGCAAAAGAAAGTATAGCAAATTTAGAATGGAAGATAGATAGTAACGTTTATGATATTTCTCAACTAAGAAATATTATATCAACCTATGATAGTAATCATTTACTTATGGGTACTTCAGATGAAATGCCAGCAGCCTTAAAACAATCCCTTAGATATAATACTCAAATGTTTATTTCAACTATATTAATAGGTATAGCTGTATTTTTAGGATTAGTACAAGCTACGGTTTATTGGATTGAAAATTTAAAGTTAGAAATAGGCATAAGAAAAAAGTGTGGAGCAAGGGATTTTGAGATTTTATGTTTAATTATGAAGAGATATTTTATAGTTTCCATTGTAGCTACTATAATTTCTTTGGGAATCTTGGAGTTTGCGAAGAATATATTTAAATTTGAATTTCTCCAATATGCTGACTTTAATCTTATGTTAAAGATATTATTTGTACAAATTATAGCAGTAGGGTTAATTCCTTGTATGGTATTTTTGTTTAACATAAGAAAAGCAAGTATAGGCAGTCTATTAAGGGAGGAGTAG
- a CDS encoding YgiQ family radical SAM protein, translating into MKLAKEFLPISMEDLKKRNIDQLDFIIVTGDAYVDHPSFGTAIIGRTLEANGYTVGIIAQPDWHNAEDFKRLGKPKYAFLVNSGNIDSMVNHYTAAKRRRHDDLYSPGGKSGHRPDRAVIVYCNRIREAFKDMPILIGGIEASLRRFAHYDYWDNKVRRSILVDSKADLLMYGMGEKTIVQVADLFKYGMTVKNMTDVRGTCYLTKDVSAINNYVTLPAFEDVEESKKAYGDSYRLESYEQDPVIGKGLIQKHGDRYLVQNPPQLPLSEEEMDFTYNLPYKRAYHPIYEPLGGIPAIQEVKFSITSHRGCFGSCSFCALTFHQGRVIQNRTGDSIVDEAKLLTTFDDFKGYIHDVGGPTANFRHRACTKQIEHGTCKNKQCMFPGPCKNLIVDHTEYLSVLRRVRNIPKIKKVFVRSGIRYDYLIHDKNTEFFRELCKHHISGQLKVAPEHISDRVLSQMGKPGRDVYDKFVNKYHQINKQVGMNQFLVPYLMSSHPGSDLNAAIELALYIKEMKYTPEQVQDFYPTPGSLSTTIYYTGVNPLTGEEVYTPKTQEEKDMQRALLQFNVPKNYNLVKKALIKANREDLIGKGPKCLIDWNPPRNMNHKSSGKSTKSKNFGNDNANNKQSTDNVNNSNSRGTSSSGNKNNASSSNTSNKNTSSRKGNTVSNNKAPNNRSFSKNGKSHSRSK; encoded by the coding sequence ATGAAATTAGCAAAAGAATTTTTACCAATCTCCATGGAAGACTTGAAGAAAAGAAATATTGATCAATTAGATTTTATAATAGTTACTGGTGATGCTTATGTGGATCACCCATCCTTTGGTACTGCCATCATAGGTAGAACCTTAGAAGCCAATGGCTACACAGTAGGAATCATTGCTCAACCTGATTGGCATAATGCTGAGGATTTCAAGAGACTTGGCAAACCTAAGTATGCCTTTCTTGTGAATTCAGGTAATATTGACTCAATGGTTAACCATTATACTGCAGCCAAGAGAAGAAGACATGATGATTTATATTCCCCTGGCGGCAAATCTGGACATAGACCTGACAGAGCAGTTATAGTTTATTGCAATAGAATTCGTGAAGCTTTTAAAGATATGCCAATATTAATTGGTGGTATTGAGGCTAGTCTTAGAAGATTTGCTCATTATGATTACTGGGATAATAAAGTTAGAAGAAGTATCCTTGTAGATTCAAAGGCTGACCTTTTGATGTATGGTATGGGAGAAAAGACTATTGTTCAAGTGGCTGACTTATTTAAATATGGTATGACAGTTAAGAATATGACTGATGTAAGAGGTACTTGTTATCTTACAAAGGATGTATCTGCCATAAATAATTATGTAACCTTACCTGCTTTTGAAGACGTTGAAGAAAGCAAAAAGGCTTATGGTGATAGTTATAGATTAGAATCTTATGAACAAGACCCTGTTATAGGTAAGGGACTTATTCAAAAGCATGGGGATAGGTATCTTGTACAAAATCCTCCTCAACTGCCACTTTCAGAGGAAGAAATGGATTTTACTTATAACCTTCCTTATAAAAGAGCTTACCATCCTATATATGAACCTTTAGGGGGAATCCCTGCAATTCAAGAGGTTAAGTTTTCTATAACTAGCCATAGAGGATGCTTTGGTTCTTGTTCATTCTGTGCTTTAACCTTCCATCAAGGAAGAGTTATTCAAAACAGAACTGGCGATTCTATTGTGGATGAAGCTAAACTCTTAACTACTTTTGATGATTTTAAAGGTTATATTCATGATGTGGGTGGCCCTACTGCAAATTTTAGACATAGAGCTTGTACAAAGCAAATAGAGCATGGTACTTGTAAGAACAAGCAATGTATGTTCCCTGGCCCTTGTAAAAACTTAATTGTTGATCACACTGAATATCTATCTGTTTTGAGAAGAGTTAGAAACATACCAAAGATTAAAAAAGTCTTTGTAAGAAGTGGTATTAGATATGATTATTTAATTCATGATAAGAATACTGAATTCTTTAGAGAGTTATGTAAGCATCATATTAGTGGTCAATTGAAGGTTGCTCCTGAGCATATAAGTGATAGAGTTCTTTCTCAAATGGGCAAACCAGGCAGAGATGTTTACGATAAATTCGTAAATAAATATCATCAAATAAATAAGCAGGTTGGGATGAATCAATTCCTTGTGCCTTATTTGATGAGTTCACATCCTGGTAGTGATTTAAATGCTGCTATTGAGCTTGCACTATATATAAAGGAAATGAAATATACACCTGAGCAGGTTCAGGACTTCTACCCAACTCCTGGTAGTTTATCTACTACTATATACTATACTGGAGTTAATCCACTTACAGGTGAAGAAGTTTATACGCCTAAAACTCAGGAAGAAAAAGATATGCAAAGAGCTTTGTTGCAATTTAATGTTCCAAAGAATTATAACTTAGTTAAGAAGGCTCTTATAAAGGCTAATAGAGAAGATTTAATTGGTAAAGGACCTAAATGCTTGATTGATTGGAATCCGCCAAGAAATATGAATCATAAGTCATCCGGAAAATCAACTAAGTCAAAAAACTTTGGCAATGACAATGCAAACAATAAGCAAAGTACTGATAACGTAAATAATAGCAACAGCAGAGGCACCAGTAGCTCTGGTAATAAAAATAATGCTTCTAGCAGCAACACTAGTAACAAAAATACTTCTTCTAGAAAAGGTAACACTGTCAGCAATAATAAAGCACCAAATAACAGATCTTTTTCAAAGAATGGCAAATCACATTCTAGAAGTAAATAA